The region CAATATTTTATGCAAAACAACCTCAAATGTCATGATGTTGTTGTTCATCAAAACATAGAAGAAAATCTCGACTTGGTAAAAGAAATCAAGAAATTACAAGTAGAAATCAAACAATTGAAAAAGTCAAAAAATTAACAATCTGCTAATCCAACGGCAACCGCTAACCCTCCTTCAGATGTTTCTTTGTATTTGTTATTCATATCTTTTGCCGTTTCCCACATGGTATTTACCACTTTATCTAGAGGTACTTTAGCGTTTTTAGCATCGGTCTCTAAGGCCAATTCCGCCGCATTAATCGCTTTAATTGCGCCCATAGTATTTCTTTCAATACAAGGTACTTGAACTAATCCACCAATAGGATCACATGTTAAACCTAAATGATGTTCCATAGCAATTTCTGCCGCCATTAAAACTTGTTCTGGTGTTCCGCCCATCAATTCACATAAAGCACCAGCAGCCATTGCACTTGAAACTCCAATTTCAGCCTGACAACCACCCATAGCCGCAGAAATAGTTGCCCCTTTTTTAAAGATACTGCCAATTTCACCAGCCACCATCAAAAATTGTTTAATTTGATTCTCGTTTGCTTCGTGGTTTTCAATGACCATATAATACATTAGCACCGCAGGAATTACCCCTGCACTTCCGTTTGTAGGCGCCGTAACCACACGACCTAAAGACGCATTTACTTCATTCACAGCCAATGCAAAACAAGAAACCCATTTCAAAATTTGTCTAAATTTCACTTCCGTCTGACGAATAATTTGCAACCAAGAATAGGGGTTATCATAAGGCAACACCCCTATCAAATTTTTATGCATATCATAAGCACGACGTCTTACATTTAAACCTCCTGGCAACGTTCCTTCAGTATGACAACCAATGTACATACATTCCAACATAGTATCCCAAATACGAAGTAATTCGTTATGAATTTCTTCTTCAGAACGCATCGATTTTTCATTTTCAAAAACGATTTCTGAAATCTTTTTGTTTTCTTTTTGGCAATATTCCAATAGTTCTGTAGCTTTATCTATAGGAAAAGGAAAAGCACATTTAATTTGACTTTTGTTAGAATCCTCTTCTTCCTTAACAACAAATCCACCACCAATAGAATAAAAAGTAGAAGTATATTCAACCTTATCGGTATAGGCTGTAAAAGTTAATC is a window of Flavobacterium indicum GPTSA100-9 = DSM 17447 DNA encoding:
- a CDS encoding L-serine ammonia-lyase encodes the protein MECISVFDMLKIGVGPSSSHTLGPWRAAEKFLAEVRSKNLMDNINRVKVDLYGSLSLTGKGHATDLAVMLGLSGADPEYIPVESIDVIISAINNKNEIFLGNEILIPFHVNTDIVFNRNFLPFHANGLTFTAYTDKVEYTSTFYSIGGGFVVKEEEDSNKSQIKCAFPFPIDKATELLEYCQKENKKISEIVFENEKSMRSEEEIHNELLRIWDTMLECMYIGCHTEGTLPGGLNVRRRAYDMHKNLIGVLPYDNPYSWLQIIRQTEVKFRQILKWVSCFALAVNEVNASLGRVVTAPTNGSAGVIPAVLMYYMVIENHEANENQIKQFLMVAGEIGSIFKKGATISAAMGGCQAEIGVSSAMAAGALCELMGGTPEQVLMAAEIAMEHHLGLTCDPIGGLVQVPCIERNTMGAIKAINAAELALETDAKNAKVPLDKVVNTMWETAKDMNNKYKETSEGGLAVAVGLADC